From Microcebus murinus isolate Inina chromosome 15, M.murinus_Inina_mat1.0, whole genome shotgun sequence, the proteins below share one genomic window:
- the LOC105858279 gene encoding histone H2B type 1-A-like — MPEPASKGATISKKGFKKAATKTQKKEGKKRKRCRKESYSIYIYKVLKQVHPDTGISSKAMSIMNSFVSDIFERIAGESSRLAHYNKHSTITSREIQTAVRLLLPGELAKHAVSEGTKAVTKYTSSK; from the coding sequence ATGCCGGAGCCTGCTTCAAAGGGCGCTACTATTTCTAAAAAGGGCTTCAAAAAAGCCGCCACTAAAACTCAGAAGAAGGAGGGCAAAAAGCGCAAGAGATGCCGCAAAGAGAGCTACTCTATTTATATCTATAAGGTGCTGAAGCAGGTCCATCCGGACACTGGTATTTCTTCCAAGGCCATGAGCATCATGAATTCTTTCGTCAGCGACATCTTTGAGCGCATCGCGGGCGAGTCCTCTCGCCTGGCGCATTACAACAAGCACTCGACCATCACCTCCAGGGAGATCCAGACGGCGGTGCGCCTGCTGCTGCCGGGAGAGCTGGCCAAGCACGCCGTGTCCGAGGGCACCAAGGCGGTCACCAAGTACACCAGCTCCAAGTAA
- the H2BC1 gene encoding histone H2B type 1-A, with protein MPELSSKGTTISKKGFKKAVTKTQKKEGKKRKRCRKESYSIYIYKVLKQVHPDTGISSKAMSIMNSFVTDIFERIAGEASRLAHYNKRSTITSREIQTAVRLLLPGELAKHAVSEGTKAVTKYTSSK; from the coding sequence ATGCCGGAGTTGTCCTCAAAGGGCACTACCATTTCCAAGAAGGGATTCAAGAAGGCAGTTACCAAAACTCagaagaaggaggggaagaagcGCAAAAGGTGCCGCAAAGAaagttattccatttatatttacaaGGTGTTGAAGCAGGTACATCCAGATACTGGAATCTCTTCAAAAGCCATGAGCATCATGAATTCCTTCGTTACTGACATCTTTGAGCGCATTGCAGGGGAGGCGTCGCGCTTGGCTCATTACAACAAGCGCTCCACTATCACTTCCAGGGAGATCCAGACAGCCGTGCGCCTATTGCTGCCTGGAGAGCTGGCCAAGCACGCAGTGTCTGAAGGCACCAAGGCCGTTACGAAGTACACGAGCTCCAAGTAA
- the H2AC1 gene encoding histone H2A type 1-A, with translation MSGRGKQGGKARAKAKSRSSRAGLQFPVGRIHRLLRKGNYAERIGGGAPVYLAAVLEYLTAEILELAGNASRDNKKTRIIPRHLQLAIRNDEELNKLLGGVTIAQGGVLPNIQAVLLPKKTEGHHHKVQSK, from the coding sequence ATGTCTGGGCGCGGGAAGCAGGGTGGTAAGGCACGCGCCAAGGCTAAATCTCGGTCATCTAGAGCAGGCCTACAGTTCCCTGTAGGTCGAATCCATCGCTTACTTCGTAAGGGCAACTATGCTGAGCGGATTGGGGGTGGCGCGCCGGTATACCTGGCGGCGGTGTTAGAGTACTTAACCGCTGAGATATTAGAACTGGCAGGTAACGCATCCCGCGACAACAAGAAGACTCGCATTATCCCGCGACATCTACAGTTGGCCATCCGCAACGACGAGGAGCTCAACAAGTTGTTGGGCGGCGTCACCATCGCGCAGGGTGGCGTCCTGCCCAACATCCAGGCGGTGTTACTGCCCAAGAAGACTGAGGGTCACCACCACAAAGTCCAGAGCAAGTAA